The proteins below are encoded in one region of Silene latifolia isolate original U9 population chromosome 2, ASM4854445v1, whole genome shotgun sequence:
- the LOC141642665 gene encoding F-box/kelch-repeat protein At1g30090, whose amino-acid sequence MQRVRMSSKHSPVYKLGDSQLTLSPKFRVAAIKSPFVDLSSDMELAIKGQPLIPGLPDDVALNCLLRLPIESHGACRVVCKRWHLLLGSKDRFFTRRKEFGFRNPWLFVFAFHKCTGKIQWRVLDLVHFTWHTIPAMPCREKVCPHGFRCVAIPKEGVLFVCGGMVSDVDCPLDVVLKYEIYKNRWTVLNQMNTARSFFASGLIDGMVYVAGGNSSDLFELDSAEVMDPTTGNWRPIASMGTNMASYDAAVLNGKLLVTEGWLWPFFVSPRGQVYDPKTNYWENMAVGLREGWTGSSVVVYGHLFVVSEHERMKLKVYDVDSDSWETVQGSPLPEQICKPFSVNSCDAKIYVVGRDFHVAVGQILKGNQKSQSVKKSCFAVIWHVVDAHEGFSDLTPSSSQVLFA is encoded by the coding sequence ATGCAAAGGGTGAGAATGTCTTCAAAGCATTCACCAGTTTACAAGCTTGGTGATTCTCAATTAACATTATCCCCCAAGTTTCGAGTAGCTGCAATTAAATCGCCTTTTGTAGATCTCTCCTCTGACATGGAGTTAGCTATAAAGGGGCAGCCATTAATTCCGGGGCTTCCGGATGATGTGGCTCTCAATTGCTTGTTGAGGCTACCTATTGAGAGCCATGGTGCTTGTAGAGTGGTGTGCAAAAGATGGCACTTGTTGCTAGGTAGTAAAGATCGGTTTTTCACCCGTAGGAAGGAGTTTGGGTTTCGCAATCCTTGGTTATTCGTGTTTGCTTTCCACAAGTGCACGGGAAAGATACAATGGCGGGTTCTTGACCTTGTTCATTTCACTTGGCATACCATTCCTGCAATGCCTTGTAGGGAGAAAGTTTGCCCCCACGGATTTCGATGTGTTGCAATCCCGAAAGAGGGGGTTCTTTTTGTGTGTGGTGGGATGGTATCGGATGTTGATTGCCCGCTTGATGTTGTGTTGAAATATGAAATATATAAGAATCGTTGGACTGTTTTGAATCAAATGAATACTGCAAGATCATTTTTTGCAAGTGGATTGATTGATGGGATGGTTTATGTGGCTGGAGGGAATAGCTCAGACTTGTTTGAGCTTGATTCAGCCGAGGTTATGGACCCCACCACGGGAAATTGGCGGCCAATTGCGAGCATGGGAACAAATATGGCCTCTTATGATGCAGCTGTTCTTAACGGGAAGCTTTTAGTTACAGAAGGATGGTTGTGGCCATTCTTTGTATCCCCTAGAGGTCAGGTGTATGACCCGAAAACTAATTATTGGGAGAATATGGCAGTTGGATTAAGGGAAGGATGGACAGGATCAAGTGTTGTTGTTTATGGACATCTTTTTGTGGTATCAGAACATGAAAGGATGAAGCTGAAGGTCTATGATGTTGATTCTGATTCCTGGGAAACAGTGCAAGGATCTCCTTTACCTGAACAAATATGTAAACCTTTCTCAGTGAATTCCTGTGATGCCAAAATCTATGTTGTTGGCCGCGATTTCCACGTTGCTGTTGGCCAGATTTTGAAGGGTAACCAGAAAAGTCAGTCGGTGAAGAAATCATGCTTTGCTGTTATATGGCATGTGGTCGATGCTCACGAGGGCTTCTCTGACTTGACTCCGTCAAGCTCCCAGGTTCTGTTTGCTTAG